From the genome of Branchiostoma lanceolatum isolate klBraLanc5 chromosome 11, klBraLanc5.hap2, whole genome shotgun sequence:
ACACTCCTGACGCAGTATACTGTTATCAACATAATGTTCTATTGTATCAATTTACATAGCTAGATTATCTCTATCTAATGTTATTCATGAATTATATACGTTCTTTAAACTGTCATATATTAGCTATAGTTCAATTGTCATGTATGtataagttgccatacattctACCTTATAAtgcagtgctaaactttcttccaacactaaggtataagGAAGAATAttatattatgattactaccaacacagatgatctTCCATtataatacattgtacctgttagaTACTAGCAATAGTTCAATTGTCATGTATGTACAGGTTGCCATACAtcgtacctgttacaattgtagCGCAAATAAAAGTTTTCATATACGATTTGTAGGTGTACCGAGTGATAGGTTTGAAAAGGTACGGGCGACAGAGTTTCCCCTGGATATTTCTCTGCAAGGGAACGTGATGACGTCAAAGCTGGTATATTTGGGGAAGACGATTGAGAACAGTCTCACAATGGGGGAAGAGGGCGAGGAGAACGACACGTCCGGCAAGAAAAGGATGGTAAGTAGTGGTACATAAGGATTTCAGAATATAACAGTCAATATACAGTTTGAGCACATTTCTCAtgttggtcttgaatttttgtGTGGGGGGCGTAGTTAACTCCAGATATTCACCATTTTAGAAGTACTATGAATTTATAGATAGATTTAAAGATGAATTTATCCATAAATTTATAGATATATTTATCCATGCTATAATTTATGTCATATATATTTCTCAGTTGCTAAGTAGTAAACTACAGTTCTTCACCATTTTAGGATTAGTATGAATCTATAGATAGATTCAGAGATGCATTTATCCATAAATTTCTAGATATATTTATCCATGCTATAATTCATGTCATATATACTTCTCATCAGTTGCTAAGTTTCTCAGTTTGCAAACAAGATGTCCCTTTTTCAAATCTTCTATCATAATAGTTTCGACCGACTATTTGTACCTAAAAGTTTCGTAACAACCTTTGTAGACCTTTGAATCACTTACTGCAAccattttatgttttgtttgctaTTCTTCAGGTGACATACACTCTAGAGGGGGACTGCCTTGTGTCGGTTTACCCTGACCATGACGGAAAGGGCCTTCCAGTTCACACCAGTCGCCATTTCGTGGATGACGACACCATACGTATGGTAGGTAATGTTTATATAGTATGTACTGAGTAACATACTGTCAAACAAATATTACTTAAATCAATGTTACTGTgcgaaaaaaaatacaactaaaTATCAAAGCATAGCCACCAAATAGCAcatttattgtttatcatatttcgatgataaaaatgaatttGTATAACCTTGTCATCACTATGATATACTATATTTCACAATGTCCTATTTCTGATATTACAGACTATCAAAGCTGGAGACGTGGAGGGATGGGCACTGATCAAGCGGTGTTAAACATCCGAGAGGACGTTGACCTTTGTGAATCAGCCTCTCCTTAGCAAGAGACTGAAAAATTTTATCTTTCCCACCGATCTTAATGTTGGTTATCGTCTTATAGCGTTCAAACCGTGCGACCTACAAATGAGAGATTGTAATGCTTTCATAATTCAATAAACAATATTCGCTTCACTTTCAAGTAATGAATGAACCCGTCATTCATTTTTTCCTGTACTCGCCAAAAAATAATATCAGGTTTCAAAGACAAGAAACGTGGTTtttcttttgtgttaattaTTCCAATATGCTCTTTTTGAAAATAACTTTCTATCCAATCTGATGACGTCAGAGGGAGGATCTAAACTTTTTTCTGGATCTTGGACAAACAGAAAAACTGGTCAGATAGCATCACGATCTACCCTCGCAACatccgcttggagattaacaactAACAAGTCCTGTAGTACACCAACGCGTTCGGCAGGTGTCATCTCTGTACATAGACGACAGGTGACATGCAAAACGCTTGAGAGTTCATCTGTGTTATTAGAAGttattctgtatcaaagttgaactgtaatttccagcaCACAGAAAAGGACTTGCCTAAATTTTCGATTGATCAACTCcatccagtctttgtcaatgaacacttttttgcaagaggaaGCCATTTATATCAGGGCCTTTCAACCATCCCTtgacagagacggagg
Proteins encoded in this window:
- the LOC136444594 gene encoding fatty acid-binding protein 1-like, which codes for MPFDVAKMSGKWKFDSFSDNYPQVMDKMGVPSDRFEKVRATEFPLDISLQGNVMTSKLVYLGKTIENSLTMGEEGEENDTSGKKRMVTYTLEGDCLVSVYPDHDGKGLPVHTSRHFVDDDTIRMTIKAGDVEGWALIKRC